aatttttggtcaaagtcttcacaacatttttctttccaaGTTCTGAAATATTCTACTTcccttaaatatttttcatggaTCCTTTTCAGTTCTACGCAAGGTATGCACACGCGCAACCACTTTTGACGACAAAAAGTGCAAGgatgaaattggaaaagagcACTGAAAGTTCAATTAGCTAAAGTCCGTGTCTTCCTGTCCAAGTGAATTGAATCCGGATGTGTGTCCTCAACTTGCGCTAATAAAATAGTAGTCGACCTGGTGCAGTCCCGCGTGGCACAGAACATTGTTTTAAAGTAATTGGATGCTTTCTGGTTTCCGGTTAGTAATCGTTAAAAGTTTCCAATACGACGTAGATTGGTTCACTGCTACGTTGAGCTTTGTAATGCTCAGATACTATGACGACAAAGCTCATAGAATcacatcattttcaaattatgaatCACTGATTTATATGTTGTTTCGTGAAATATTTGTGCAATGTGTGTAAGTAACTACCATAATTTTGATAAAGAtagttttttatcgaaaaattgcattttttgtgttacattgtttttttttcatcgaaaacaATTATAATTATGCAACGTTCAATTGTCAATTATTAcccttttttattaattttctcaTACATAGCATAATAATCAATTTGaggaaaaccaaaattttaattatgttttcaaTTCAGGAGTGTACAgcaattatttttggcaattctacaaaattacCTATCGCACTAcgttttttaacaattttcattagaaattgatgtcaaaataaagaaaatcacttgatttatctaaaaaataacatttatttaagCTGAAACGTCGGAGATAatacttaaaaaataatctaaaagttgaaatttccaatgaCTAAATCATCGAGCTCTGATTCCTCGCAATTCGCTactttttgggcatttttagaaatccctttaaaattggaaaaatgtggCGCAATAGGTAATTTTGTAGAACTGCCGCCCACTTCtgtgttaaataaaaattacgcGAGCTCAATTGTGAAAAGCTCTGAGAAACGCAAAGGAACTCAACTTGGGACTTTCCAACACAAGAAgatgctcaattttcagcattaaataaaaaatatctagcgttttttttaaacttttccatAGTTATAAGCTCATTGTAATCGATTTCCAcatcacttttaaaaaaattaaatgtgaCTTTTACTCGTTTCTATCAGATGAATCAAATCAGCAGGCACAATTTTCCAGCTGTTGCACAACCAAAACCACATTAATTTGTAGGACACACTTTGACATTTATTGTGTGTTCTAGTTCAAAAACCGCCTCGGCCGgccaaatgtttcattttattcaaaaataattttcactagaaaattccgatttttccgaaaCATCTGCCACCATTCAATTCTCCACCCGACCCACTCGAATACATAAATGGCCTTCTTCGTTCTCCATCAGCCTGtccatttttgtttgtttctctatttctcGTCACCTCTTACTATTTCCCTCTTTGCACCTTGTGTACGTGGTATATGTGTGTCAGTCAGCCAGTTGAGGTTGTCCTCTTATTGTCCTCAGGGCCCTACGGGTGTATATGTTCGAGCCATCCCTTTCTTCTTCAGTCTCTTCCAACTAAATTAATTGTCATTGCCACCTGGTCTGACACTTCCAAGAGACCTGCAAGTTCTCGTTTTTATTTCTATCTTCACAACTTTACGTCTTtctgtattcaaaaattgttttctagctacaaattttaaagatcAGTTTTATCACTATTTTCATATGCTCCTGATCACTCCCATGATGCACAATTTAtggtttttgacattttgaaaaaaaaaactggagaaTTGTAGAAATGTTAAATGAACAGTGTGTAGAGTGTAGTCATTGAGCGGATCGATATCCAATTATTTGTTAGATGGTTTTGGTATTCATAttacatttttccaacaaaaatatatctacaaaactttaaatgtaTCTATATATATATTCCGAGTTTTTCTTTAAAGGTACAGTAgtatgaaattgaaattttatgtagAAAACTTACATATATTttagattcaaaaatataattaaacgttttgaaaaatttatactttaatttttcttgattttcacgGTGTTCCTCatcaatttattaattttccacATTGTACTTTGTTGCGAATTGGCGCATTCTACCAACGTTTTTGAGCACATTCCCAGTGAGAGCATTGACGTAGATTTTTAGTTGCTTTTGGCTTTTGGCTCggtgtaaatttaaaatagtcgaaaattgatacaaattttttttttattacaaagaATACAACGGATATTGCTTTTTTAATgttctttaaaagttttttatttaaaacactttaaaatttttaatttttctcacgctgtcagagaaaaatacaaatgaaaaattgcaagccaaaagttttgattttttacaattttcaagcaagtccaaatttttattttttaaagtaaattcatattttgttttatatattttaagacatacaattttgttttcataacTTCTATACTTTTCATGTGATTCTAATCTTCATCAAGATCTTTACACCTGAGTTCTCTGAAAACTAGACAAAACTAAAACACCTGATTCTAGAGAACTTTACCCATTCTCAGTTCTTCTAATTGGAAATCCGTTACTTTTCATACTCATTGAGCGTACTTACCAATCCAAAAGTAGTTGAAAAGTGAGGCAATCGAATCCTGTCTGAATGTCATTTCCCTTCTATTCCTCTTCCtacttttccttctttttcttcatctcCCACATCCACCCCTCTGGTCATTCATAAACTCGTTTGTATATTATGTTAGTAAGGCGATTTTATGTCCAGGCATATGGAGATATAGTAATATTTTACTTAATGaaaggtttttttggaatttgtctaggatttttttagcttttttttatatttaaagatggagtatCGTCACcgggaaaaattatttaaaaacgtaagaaaaatgttaaaatagtcagctatcatagtaaaacttttcaaaattgttttggaactttttaatttactgtcaaatagtgcaaatttttttggcagtgTTCACCTACCattattttggaagttttttggaaataggttttaagttttcatttcatttcagttTCTCGAATTTAAACATTCTAGGAGTTCGAACTTgctgcaaaacaaaaaatgtgttattttctgaaattttggcaatttaccaaaactttaactttgaaaaaaactaatttatttgagtattttattatgatatctaTATCTCCATTACCGGTACTCCAactttaccaaaattttcatatatatataaagAATTGTGCCAAAATGGATGTAGTGTCTCAAGTTTGGCCCGCAATTGACGGAAACCCCGCGCAATGAACATTCGATTGAATGCACCTAAAAGCTTTTAGCTCATAGATCTCTAAGAATTTCGACACTTTTCAATTGTCCTCACAAGTAACCGAAATGTCATGGGCGTTGTCGCCACGGCGCCACTGTCTCCAATGGCAACGAAACCCGCATTTTAAACTCCATAATTTCTCACTCTTTAGCACTAAATTCCGTTCCAAACCCAATACTGccttacatttttttcaataataataaggttttaaattttaaatttgtatgtTGAGTTTCAGATTAATGGTGGATGAAAGCGAATTGGAAAACGGCACACCAAGTCCACCTGCCTACTCCAATGAAGCCATTCTTGACGATGATATTTATGGAGAGCTTATTCTTTTAGGGTGGGAAtcatattttaaagaaattaaatatatataattttaacaaaaattccagattcaATGGTCAGGCTGAAAATCGTGCCACCTCAAAAAGATATCTAACGAAAAAAGTTCTAAGACGACGTGATTCTGCAAATGGAATCAAGAAATGTACAGTACATAATGTATCAACTTCAGATACCAAAGTgagttgattttttatttttttttatttttgcaaatttacatgaatcaataaaaacattttcagctaacCAAGGACAAAGCACGGCACACAGTTTCATTTCACAGCGACTCTAACAAATCAGTAGTTATTGAGTATGCAGCAGATCCGTCCAAAGACATGTTTCAGGTACTCAATACTTGAgaaaacctagattttcttaAAGTTGGTATGTTTTCAGATTGGTCGAGCATCAGATGATCAGATTGATTTCACTGTAATTGACACGTGGATGTTTCTACCAGAGCATTGTAagtaaaatatagaaaaaaagatctcgaaaagtaaattttcaacactTGTGAATTCTtggcattttccaaattatttagataattttttaaatagttgtCACAATTTTACCAAGATGTTACGGAGTCCactattgttaaaaattaaaattatgtcGCAAAACAATGTTAAAACGTTGTAAAATCTCTACCAAATATCAGAATATGTAATACCACAGCCGAAATCAATGTGTTGACttcataatatatttttaaatcaaaatagtaaattgccaaattttccaagataatgtagattttttgagtaactaaatatatatatatataatccTTTTTACTATGATAAATGCACATAAATTTTAACAGCTTCAAGATGCTAACTAGTTTTTCAGCCGACGCCGCTGTACCAGCTCGCCCACAAATCGACGTACTCGAAAAGGGAGATCGAACATCGACTATCAGTAGATTTGCGTGTCGTATTCTGATTgatcgagaaaattcaaataaagcATATTTATACGCGGCAGGATTCGATGCAcaccaaaatatttcaattaatgTGAGTTTTATAAGCTTCTAAACAACTATTGAATTTAGTTGACACCattagttaaaattgaaagctGGATAGAAAGaccataaattatttattttccagaaaaaatcctTGAAATGGACAAAATCAAACGGAGAAGTTGATGGTCTCACAACAAACGgagttcttcttcttcacccAAATAAAGATGATCTTTTGGATGATACAGTTGACAAACCAATGTACAAATGGCGTGAAGTATCGATTAATGGAGATGTCTATGAGCCACGTGTTACTAGAAGTAGTTCGGCAAAAGGAGTATTTGTGCCAGAGTGGACAAATATGCTTCAAGATGGAACTTTAATTGATCTTTGTGGAGCAACTATTTTATGGAGAACGGCTGATGGATTGGAGAGATCTCCAAAAATGAGAGAGCTCGAGATGGCATTAGATCGGTTGAATGCTGGAAGACCACAATGTCCAGTTAACTTGAATACTCTTGTGATTCCGAAGAAAAGGAATGGACGGCAAATTAATAGGAGACAACCATATGTAAGCCTTAGTCAActgcaaaattatttattgaaataatctactatatttcctctattagtatatATTTCAACTGTGACATCTTATATCTCAGTTATCGTttgttctattcaaaaattgtcaactaacaaaacatttttcagttatttttctatcatttctTAGTTGACAATGTATTGGTATCTTCaaaatgaaccgagatatttttttttggaagactttcaaaatttcccaacagttttttaaaacttcttgacaaaaattttttaaaacaatttcctgGCAATATTCAAGCAAactatttattaaaaataggGAAATTAAACTACCACTTTGTTAAACATCACTTAgctttttcgaataaataCTTTTCCCAGGTGTATCTCCAATGCGGACATGTTCAAGGAAGACACGAATGGGGAGTTCAAGAGAATAGTGGTCAACGATCAGGAAAATGTCCGATTTGTCTTGTGGAATCAGAGAGAATTGTGCAGTTATCAATGGGAATGGAACCATCATTTCATCTCGATTCTGGTGTACTAGATCACACTTTTAATCCATGTGGACACATGGCAAGCAAGCAAACTGTCTTGTAAGTTCTCAACTTTGCATTTGAGCTTATCTACATACATTAAATATTCTTAATAGAAAATATGCTttgataaatataatttttatttcaaattttgcagataCTGGTCCCGCATCCCTCTACCTCAAGGAACTTGCCGTTACGACCCAGTTTGTCCATTCTGCTACCAACTTTTGGCAACGGAACGTCCATTCGTTCgtctcatttttcaagataatTGCTTTGACGACGATACGATTCGATTTTCAAACGAAGcttgaacaattttatataTATGCAAATTTCTGTCTCTGtctcatcatcatcttttttctgaatCATAATCACTTCTGTTTCTCATCATAACCACGCACACACCCCCACCACCTTTCAAAACCGGTCTCTATCTCTGCTGAAAGccgaaaatctggaaatttttctctgaaatttgtgTTCATCAACTTGCAACTAATCAACCTGTCATCGAATATCACCTTTCGCCaacattttcaatcattttttgttgttgtaaaTCCCTGAATTTCACCCACACAATATAATTGTGTATTTTCTACTAACGTCAaagctttattttttataagaacagttgaaaaattaatcggAAACTctttatgttttcagaaattccaaaatttccaataaaatcaGTTGAAAGTCTCTAGTCTCTATTTTTCAGTACAAACGATACTCCGATATTACGTGGTGCGTGTTGTTTAAAGTAAATCTACATgatatattaatttatttcttaaacgatttatttattttctcactTAAAAGTCAActgttttctgatttttcttttgaatttctcatgtaaataattgaaaaattatcttttcgcaaaaaaattgttaaagttCAGCAGTTAGTCGGGTACTCCATCGTAATGACGCTTTAtgtgtttttgattttacaaaTTCACTCATTGATGCTAATTATTTGAAGGATCATTATGTTTATTGGTAGAGTTTATAGCTTTGAATATTTccaaggaaaattttttaattataaaaatatggTTTCGGCACAGcttctgtaaataaaaaatctgttaaaaattaattattaaattaatagtaaggcaacaacaaaaaaacaaaaagtggcGTGTTTAATTTAATTCTCTGTTTTCTTTCATTATCAACATTTGATCGTCCGTCTCTTTTTTATCACTTCGTCGCAACGTGACTATCAACGTCGACAGATAAGAAGCGTCCACTCGCactcacaattttttgtttgttagcAGGCGTTTGTCTCGATGAATCGATTGGTTTCTAGATCCACACTGCTCAATGCGTCGCGCTGCTTCTCCAGGACTGCTGAAGCGTCTGCGTGAGTTTTAATTAGATTTTGGTGTTTGTGAAATTcatccaaaattgaaattccaagaaaagtCAATGGCaatacaacttttaaaatatgtcAATTTACAGAAAACAGACATGTCTAATCGAGACACATAAGAAACATGGAGGAAAACTTGTGGAGTTTGCCGGCTACGACATGCCAACTCAGTACGCTGACTTTTCCATCAAAGAATCCACGATCCACACAAGAAAGCATGTCAGTTTGTTCGATGTGTCGCATATGCTCCAAACTTATATCACTGGAAAAGATAGGTAAGCACacgagaaaattaaaaaattaatttctgcaATTCAGAATAGTGTTTCAGAGTAGCCTTCATCGAAAGCTTGACAACTGCAGATGTTCAAGGACTACAGGAGAATAGCGGAACTCTTTCAGTTTTCACTAACGAAAAAGGAGGAATTAAGGATGATTTGATCATCATGAAAACTGACAAAGATTTCCTTTTCCTTGTCACCAACGCTGGATGCATCGAAAAAGATCTTCCATATCTTCAAGAAAACGCGGCGGCCTGGAGGTCAAAAGGAAAAGACGTCAAAATCGAGACCCTTGACAATCGGGGACTTGTCGCCGTTCAAGGGCCTGAAATGGCCAAAGTTTTGCAAGAGGGAACTGATATTGATCTATCAAAGCTCACTTTCATGAAGACAACTGTTGGAAAAGTGTTCGGAATCGATGGATGTAGAGTTACAAGATGTGGATATACTGGAGAAGATGGTGTAGAGATTTCCGTGGATCCAACAAAAGCCGAACAACTCGTTGAGCGTCTTCTTGCTTCACAAGCTGGCAGTGTGAAGCTTGCCGGACTCGGAGCTCGTGATGCTCTTCGTTTGGAAGCAGGTCTCTGTCTTTATGGATCTGATATCGAGGAAAACACAACACCAATCGAGGCTGGTCTCGCTTTTGTTGTTGGTAAGGgaagaaaacatttatttcgtCAAAAATATAACTATGCATTGAAAAGGTGGCGAATAAGccaaatatcacaaaaatctCTCGAGAGTCAGTTATGGAGCTTCaaagatttaaaaacttttttttaaaatttcgcgCGGAATTTAGATGAGCTGAATGCAGACGTTTATCCCTAGATTCTTGAAGATTCAACTGACTTTTGAAAGATTTTCgtgacatttttaaaacatagtCTCAAATTCGGCTACTTCGccgtaaaaaatcaaaaatttatattgtataataatataaaaataaaattgcagCCAAGCGTCGTCGTGAGACCCTGGATTTCCCTGGAGCTGAACATATTGTGAAGCAGCTGAAAGAGAAAAGTTGGCCAAAACGCCGTGTTGGTCTCCTTGCACCAGCCGGTAGATGCCCTCGATCTCATCTACCACTCATCGATCCTCTCGATAAGTGTTCCATCGGATTTGTAACTTCTGGATGCCCATCGCCAACTCTCGGAAAGAACATTGCAATCGCCTACGTCGACAAATCGCATTCAAAGATCGGAACCAAGTTCGTCGTGGATTTCGGCGCCAAGCAGGCGCCAGTAGAAGTCGTCAAAATGCCATTTGTTCCGACAAATTATTTTACTGGAAAGTAATAATAATGCGACGATTTTGTGTCGTGTTCACTTTTACCGTACGTGTATTGTAGTTTATTAAATGTAGAGgtttttgttataatttttatttgtttttttttgttaagagaaaatataaatatatagtCATAatcataaataaattaaaataggaACTTTGGCATCGGAGTTATCATAAATTCAGGTGGATCTGAAAATCGATGACGTGGAATTGAGGGAAAATGTCTGGAAAGAATAGATTCAGATTGACGACGAAGGAACGAGGCCATTTGTTCGGCCAGATAATCTTGTGATTCGGGTTGAACAAATTTATGAATCGGAAGATTCAAGAATTCACGATGCCATTCTTGATTCTCTGCAAATGGAACGTTCCGCCATCTGAAACTTTCGTTTGTTCTCGacgtttttaataaaaaatctctCACCCGGCATCTCGATTTCCCTTATCCATTTCCTCGAATGGTTCCATAAAACGGTCGTTGTCTTCGAAGAATGGGGAAGAAGGTGGCGTGTACTgtaacattttaatttattaaacaaagaagaaaaaagtttaacctCATATCTAGACGGCGACTTTCGAACTTCTGACGACTTTCGATGATTGAAGATTTTCATTAGCTCAGCTTCATCGGTGACGTCATCTGAATTTCAGGActaggaaaaattggaatttatgaaaaaaaaggatttacCGAACTTCACATGTACCCTTGGATGTGTGTCTTGTTTTGGATCAAATTCATACTGATATTCAACACGTTGACCAAAAGCTCgacaatctggaaaaaattagtgCAATCTTGAGATCTTTGTAATTTAATATTATCCAGACGGGAAATGCTGCGATTTTGCACCAGAAATACGATatccggtctcgaaacgacaattttttgttaaacgcgataaggtgtgcgcctttaaagagtactgtaatttcaaactttcggtTCGGTGTAATCAGATTGATTCGACAAACctttataaatttattagaaaatttaaatataacgAGAAAACACTTACTGAGAAAAACTATgcgaaattaattaaaattctgcAACAACacaatttcgaaattaaagtACTCTTTATAGGCACACGACTCTTAGAATTTAACACAATtttatcgtgtcgagaccgggtacagtGCTTTTGCGCCTGGGTAATAATTATAatagcacgtggtgtcagaatgtcccatgtCAGTTTGATCTCCGGGAATTGCGGGAattgagacgcagacttctaaACTAATTTAGGATGGTGCTGACATCATACTTTTGCGTGGAAAaaattctcgcatttttttgtagatcagcCTGTGATGGTACAGCCTTACACCACGTGCAATggtatttttctgatttctccGTTCAAAATTGTGTGATTATATTTTAACCACATTTTTATCACTTGGTGTCAAACTGTCCCATCAcgggttgatctacaaaacttcgggaattttttgccccaaaaattgttacgtcagcacgttcttaaccatgtaAAATCTGTTGTGGACTCCGGGTCTCAACTAcagcatttttgtagatctaggtaaatcaaaccgaaatggatTTTGCAGGTGATTTTGCAGTATTATCACTACTCAGGCTGTAGAAGCGTTTGTGCTGTGCGTCTTTAAAGGAGTGCtgtaatttttatcgattttcattattttttgatgaaaatatatttattcattatACAACTTAAAgttcattatttcaaaaaaactataagaacttattgaaaatttggcaacaaacggttttgaaattacagtactatttaaaggcccacaactttttgaacttaaCACAAATTAGTCGAACTTCAACTTTTACTTGTCTTGTATGCTCcatattttaaagttatttaaaTCTAGATCATTAGAGACTGCTTGAACTCACCAATATGACTGATCCCaaatattagaaaacaaaTAGTCGAAATAATCATGTCagtgaaagaaaagaaaccGTCAGTTGTAGTAACCCTTCAAACTGTCCGTTTTCCCACAATTTCCCCCAATTTCTTCCTGCTGCTTTTTCATTCCACccactccgcccactttttacCAGAAGGACAACTGTTGCCTCACAGCAAGTAGTTGGTTAGTTGCTTGTGTCTGTGTGTGTATCTACTTTATGCCATTTGATATACAACATTAACCACCAGTAGTTTTATTTAGTTGCCTAGTGTTGGCGAGTAAACGGATGAGTGGACATACAAAAATCTGAACGAGGTATTTGCAGGATTTTGGGAGAAtaagtcagaaaaaaagttgattagaAGACAAGGAAATGCCTCCAGTTTCTCCATATCATCAATTATCATCTTGCGAACAAGTTCGTGCTCATTCTTCAGTGATTCAGATTCGAGTTGTTGCTCAAGCTCCACGCCGCGAGAATTATTGGAAGCTTCAAATCGCAGCTTTTCAAcctgaataataaaaaaggtATATTGAGTTGATTATTCAATTGAGCCAACCTCTGCTTCCAgaccaatattttttcttctgaattcTTGACGTCTTCGGAACCTTTTTCTTGCGGCTATCTCTCTTTTGCCTTTTTCCCATCTTTCCGGTTCAATTTCAATCTAGAAAGACAAAATGATGGAATCGTATTCACCGCACAGTTTCCGTTTTGCCCAGACATTCACTTTCAATAAGTAcagtagttttgaaaaaagcaagtttttgtctgaaaaaataaacttctaTAAAATGTTAGTtcagttttcacaaaatgtcGTCAATTAAAATGCGCGCTGTGCAGTACGCATTCGGTGTATAAATTGTAAACATCCACCGTAGTAAGATGTGCAGGTTCTTACAGTAACCCgttgtaaaaaataagaaaaaatgcgggaaatttttcatttttgactaaattaggataatttttaaaaaattatcgataatCATgcgaatttgattttttttttctcggtttgGACGCAGAATCGACGCTTCTCTGTGTTCTCAAtgctttttttctgtaatattgATGCTCCTGAtgaaaaatgaactgaaatttaagaTTCGCCAGCCTGTGCGGCACGCTGTTCACACAATTCGAATCTTGAACTCTTCTCCGTATTTCTACTTGTTATCATGCGTTTCTATTGAAAGTTGATAAGCTTTtcgattcaaaaatgttcgtaaattaatttaatgaaaatatctctctttttctcgttTAAAAACGTGTTCTCCTGCCTATAGGCTTCTCGAACTatcaattcaaacatttttcaggctgACTAACTCGAGAATATATGGAACACAACGACTTTCGTGTCGTTACATCCTCGTCGGTGTATCGGAAAGGCTCGACGACAAGCGGAGTGATCGCCGGCGCAGGTCCGAGGCCAAATAAATTTAGTTACACTCTTGGAGAGGTTTGTGCTGGAAAACTATTCGAAtctataatatatttttaatatgcATTTTCAGGTATGCTCAACGAATGTCACTCTGGACGTGAACGTCGGCACCGGCTGGACGAGAATACGTCTGAAGGAAGTTCCCAAGTTCATTGTGAACGCGTTCAACATCATCTCGAAGCACGGAATGGACACTGATGGTATTTTCCGCAAGGAAGGCAACTCTGTCCGGCTGAATCGCGCAGAAGTTCAGGCGATCTACAAGGGACAACGCGACATTCCGAACGATTACAG
This is a stretch of genomic DNA from Caenorhabditis elegans chromosome V. It encodes these proteins:
- the peli-1 gene encoding Protein pellino (Confirmed by transcript evidence) — encoded protein: MVDESELENGTPSPPAYSNEAILDDDIYGELILLGFNGQAENRATSKRYLTKKVLRRRDSANGIKKCTVHNVSTSDTKLTKDKARHTVSFHSDSNKSVVIEYAADPSKDMFQIGRASDDQIDFTVIDTWMFLPEHSDAAVPARPQIDVLEKGDRTSTISRFACRILIDRENSNKAYLYAAGFDAHQNISINKKSLKWTKSNGEVDGLTTNGVLLLHPNKDDLLDDTVDKPMYKWREVSINGDVYEPRVTRSSSAKGVFVPEWTNMLQDGTLIDLCGATILWRTADGLERSPKMRELEMALDRLNAGRPQCPVNLNTLVIPKKRNGRQINRRQPYVYLQCGHVQGRHEWGVQENSGQRSGKCPICLVESERIVQLSMGMEPSFHLDSGVLDHTFNPCGHMASKQTVLYWSRIPLPQGTCRYDPVCPFCYQLLATERPFVRLIFQDNCFDDDTIRFSNEA
- the gcst-1 gene encoding Aminomethyltransferase (Confirmed by transcript evidence); this encodes MNRLVSRSTLLNASRCFSRTAEASAKQTCLIETHKKHGGKLVEFAGYDMPTQYADFSIKESTIHTRKHVSLFDVSHMLQTYITGKDRVAFIESLTTADVQGLQENSGTLSVFTNEKGGIKDDLIIMKTDKDFLFLVTNAGCIEKDLPYLQENAAAWRSKGKDVKIETLDNRGLVAVQGPEMAKVLQEGTDIDLSKLTFMKTTVGKVFGIDGCRVTRCGYTGEDGVEISVDPTKAEQLVERLLASQAGSVKLAGLGARDALRLEAGLCLYGSDIEENTTPIEAGLAFVVAKRRRETLDFPGAEHIVKQLKEKSWPKRRVGLLAPAGRCPRSHLPLIDPLDKCSIGFVTSGCPSPTLGKNIAIAYVDKSHSKIGTKFVVDFGAKQAPVEVVKMPFVPTNYFTGK
- the K09H11.9 gene encoding Neuropeptide CCHamide-1 (Confirmed by transcript evidence); this translates as MIISTICFLIFGISHIDCRAFGQRVEYQYEFDPKQDTHPRVHVKFDDVTDEAELMKIFNHRKSSEVRKSPSRYEYTPPSSPFFEDNDRFMEPFEEMDKGNRDAGWRNVPFAENQEWHREFLNLPIHKFVQPESQDYLAEQMASFLRRQSESILSRHFPSIPRHRFSDPPEFMITPMPKFLF